The following coding sequences are from one Lolium rigidum isolate FL_2022 chromosome 6, APGP_CSIRO_Lrig_0.1, whole genome shotgun sequence window:
- the LOC124666865 gene encoding germin-like protein 8-8: MASFSSSCFLLFTAILGVISWQAIASDPGSLQDFCVADNSSRVLVNGFVCKDPKVVTAEDFFLAAKLDVPRDTKMSKVGSNVTLINVMKIAGLNTLGISLARIDYAPLGENPPHTHPRATEILTVLEGTLYVGFVTSNTDNRLFTKELNKGDVFVFPQGLIHFQFNPNPYKPAVAIAALSSQNPGAITIANAVFGSKPMISDDVLAKAFQVEKKTVDWLQAQFWADNHN, from the exons ATGGCCTCGTTCTCCTCCTCGTGCTTCCTTCTCTTCACTGCTATTCTTGGAGTGATCTCATGGCAGGCGATAGCTTCCGATCCAGGCTCTCTCCAGGACTTCTGTGTCGCGGACAATAGCTCGCGTG TGCTAGTTAATGGATTCGTCTGCAAGGACCCAAAGGTTGTGACAGCGGAGGACTTTTTCCTGGCAGCTAAGCTCGACGTGCCGAGGGACACAAAGATGAGCAAGGTCGGTTCCAATGTGACCTTGATCAATGTCATGAAGATCGCTGGCCTCAACACACTTGGCATCTCACTAGCACGTATCGACTACGCGCCCCTAGGCGAGAACCCGCCGCACACGCACCCCCGTGCCACTGAGATCCTCACCGTGCTTGAGGGCACACTCTACGTCGGCTTCGTCACGTCCAACACTGACAACAGGCTCTTCACCAAGGAGCTCAACAAGGGTGATGTCTTTGTTTTCCCACAAGGACTCATCCACTTCCAATTTAACCCCAATCCCTACAAGCCAGCGGTGGCAATTGCTGCACTTAGCAGTCAGAACCCGGGGGCCATTACCATTGCCAACGCTGTGTTTGGATCAAAGCCTATGATCTCTGATGATGTACTTGCCAAGGCCTTTCAGGTGGAGAAGAAGACCGTGGACTGGCTCCAAGCTCAATTCTGGGCTGACAACCACAATTAA
- the LOC124665992 gene encoding germin-like protein 8-11, with translation MASSSCFLLIALLALASWQAIASDPSPLQDFCVADNSSHVLVNGFVCKDPKDVKAEDFFLAAKLDMPRDTKINKVGSNVTLINVMRIPGLNTLGISLARIDYAPLGENPPHTHPRATEILTVLEGTLYVGFVTSNPENKFLSKVLNKGDVFVFPEGLIHFQFNPNPYKPAVAIAALSSQNPGAITIANAVFGSKPAISDDVLAKAFQVDKKTVDWLQAQFWADNHN, from the exons ATGGCCTCCTCTTCATGTTTCCTTCTCATTGCTCTTCTTGCCTTGGCCTCGTGGCAGGCTATTGCTTCTGATCCGAGCCCTCTCCAAGACTTTTGCGTTGCAGACAACAGCTCACATG TTCTTGTCAATGGATTTGTCTGTAAAGATCCAAAGGATGTGAAGGCTGAAGACTTCTTCTTGGCGGCCAAACTCGACATGCCAAGGGACACCAAAATTAACAAGGTTGGGTCTAATGTCACCTTGATCAATGTAATGCGGATTCCTGGCCTGAACACATTGGGCATCTCCTTGGCGCGAATCGACTATGCACCTTTGGGTGAGAACCCACCGCACACACATCCGCGTGCCACTGAGATCCTCACCGTGCTTGAAGGGACCCTTTATGTCGGCTTCGTCACGTCAAACCCAGAAAACAAATTCTTGTCAAAGGTGCTCAATAAGGGTGACGTGTTTGTATTCCCAGAAGGACTCATCCACTTCCAATTCAACCCCAACCCCTACAAACCAGCGGTGGCAATTGCTGCACTTAGCAGCCAAAACCCTGGGGCTATCACCATTGCTAACGCCGTGTTTGGGTCAAAACCAGCAATCTCAGATGATGTTCTCGCCAAGGCCTTCCAGGTGGACAAGAAAACAGTGGACTGGCTCCAAGCTCAGTTCTGGGCAGACAACCACAACTAA